One Aliidiomarina minuta genomic region harbors:
- a CDS encoding AbgT family transporter, which produces MTDNKESTDKGFIALIERGGRFIPDPVIIFIFFLFFAIAISWALGGLQFSTFAPDGGEVTHEIRNMLAAENLRWLFDNALLDNWLGFGGGVLGVILIVMLGVGVAENSGLFAAVLKKVGRSIPTQWLPLVLVFLGIMSSIATDAGYLVLIPLAGLLYAGLGKNPLIGMAAAFAGVSAGFSANLIPATPIDVIIGVNAQVFAESQGIPFVNAAGDPLTPATMNYYFILVSTFVLGTAGALVTLKVVQPRLEKKSYEIPEELQISDFDVSREESRGLRAAGLGLVLSLLAIWALAAGPLAPYETPEGQTINPFLNNIILMITFVFLSVGVFFGVAAGNFRSMMDVVKAMVKQMDTMGYILVLTFFCYNFLGVLSYSGLGSYITYLGATGLSSMGLQEFPILLIIGFVLTTALINIFVGGLTAKWMLLGPIFIPMLYMVNPQMTPDLVAAAFRVADSATNIITPMMTYAGIILAFMRKYKPELSFGDMIAMMMPYSLTFLGVWILLLIGFFTLGIPLGF; this is translated from the coding sequence GTGACGGATAATAAAGAATCAACAGATAAAGGCTTCATTGCCCTGATTGAGCGGGGCGGCCGGTTTATCCCGGATCCGGTGATTATATTTATATTTTTCCTATTCTTTGCCATAGCGATCAGCTGGGCACTCGGAGGGCTGCAGTTTTCTACTTTTGCGCCGGATGGCGGCGAAGTCACTCATGAAATCCGCAATATGCTAGCGGCTGAGAACCTGCGCTGGTTGTTTGATAATGCGCTACTGGACAACTGGCTAGGTTTTGGTGGTGGTGTTCTTGGCGTCATTCTTATCGTCATGCTGGGTGTTGGTGTGGCCGAGAATTCGGGGCTCTTTGCAGCGGTTTTAAAAAAAGTAGGGCGTAGCATTCCGACTCAATGGTTGCCATTGGTGTTGGTTTTTCTGGGCATTATGAGCTCTATTGCTACCGACGCCGGTTATCTGGTACTGATTCCATTAGCCGGTTTGTTATATGCCGGGCTGGGGAAAAATCCTTTGATCGGCATGGCGGCAGCTTTTGCCGGAGTGTCTGCAGGCTTTAGTGCCAACCTGATTCCTGCTACGCCTATTGATGTCATTATCGGGGTCAATGCTCAGGTGTTTGCTGAATCTCAGGGCATCCCTTTTGTGAATGCGGCGGGCGACCCGCTGACCCCAGCGACTATGAATTATTATTTTATTCTGGTATCGACCTTCGTGTTGGGCACTGCGGGCGCCTTGGTAACATTAAAAGTTGTCCAGCCGAGGCTGGAAAAGAAATCCTATGAGATCCCTGAGGAACTGCAGATATCAGACTTTGATGTATCTCGTGAGGAAAGCCGGGGACTGCGTGCAGCAGGCCTGGGCCTGGTCTTGTCCTTACTTGCTATCTGGGCACTGGCGGCGGGGCCGCTGGCACCTTACGAAACTCCGGAAGGGCAGACGATAAACCCCTTTTTGAATAATATTATATTGATGATCACCTTTGTTTTCCTCAGTGTAGGGGTCTTCTTTGGCGTCGCGGCGGGCAACTTTCGCAGTATGATGGATGTGGTCAAAGCCATGGTCAAACAAATGGACACCATGGGTTATATTCTGGTGCTGACCTTCTTTTGTTATAACTTTCTGGGGGTGCTTTCCTACTCGGGGCTGGGTTCTTATATTACTTATCTGGGCGCTACCGGTTTGAGTAGCATGGGTTTGCAGGAATTTCCCATTCTGCTGATCATTGGTTTTGTGCTAACCACAGCGCTGATTAATATTTTCGTCGGCGGTCTGACTGCAAAATGGATGCTGCTGGGACCTATATTTATTCCAATGCTGTACATGGTGAACCCGCAAATGACGCCGGACCTGGTGGCCGCAGCCTTTCGGGTGGCAGACTCAGCAACTAATATTATTACTCCGATGATGACCTATGCGGGGATCATTCTGGCCTTTATGCGCAAGTACAAACCTGAACTTAGTTTTGGTGACATGATTGCGATGATGATGCCGTATTCGCTCACTTTCCTGGGCGTATGGATACTCTTGCTAATAGGTTTCTTTACGCTGGGCATTCCACTTGGATTCTAA
- a CDS encoding zinc-dependent metalloprotease yields MMTLLSKSTLATLLALSLGTAPALADENGDEDKTYADHVAELIASEGIFNFYRDDESGKTMLSISEEQLDTPFIYHAQTMDGVVEAGHFRGNYRQTRLLEFRRHYDRIDVVSYTPRYQFDENNPLSRAADANISEAVLASLPVEAFDSGRILVEADPLFLSQALHRVAPWANPNASGPQFSLGGLSTDRSRILRERVYDDNMDIVVDYVFMNEEPVVHGSDAVVDPRFISIKLQHSFIALPDNNYQPRRDDARVGYFTQQFDQMTNPEWAPYGDVINRWNLEKQDPDAELSDPVEPVVWWIENTTPHEWRDAIRQGVEDWNIAFEAAGFTNAMVVKEQPDDAEWDAGDINYNVLRWTSSPRPPFGGYGPSLANPLTGELIGSNIMLEFVFMSNRWALGELFSEGGHSGHEHKADDATMHCSLGHELQMGQMMARLNSNRRMGEDFADDTIMVQALRHLIMHEVGHTLGLNHNMKSHILWDNEEVHNAELTQGVLAGSVMDYNPVNLAPPGKQQGDYYSFIPGPYDLWAIEYGYSPALADAEAEEQRLESILSRSHEHGLAFGNDADDMRAPGRHIDPRIMTGAQSSDAIAYAVDRFNLVNHTFDSLLDKARQDGESHQELLTSANMLFGQYRGQANVITRFVGGIYVERAVVGQAEDVKPYTPVPREDQQRAMQALGQHVFAPDTMASMMPVLNYMQQQRRGFSHYGNNEDPKPHSMILNMQRGVFDHILHANVLQRLSDSAMYGNEYKLNDMLSDLSDSIFVGGRDLTTVSQNLQVEYVNRLIDIAGLKSSSGYDNLSQAAAVGQLRSIRDKSAPRRSSSELQNHYGYLHLLIDRAFEA; encoded by the coding sequence ATGATGACTTTATTATCAAAATCGACCTTAGCAACCTTGCTTGCTCTCAGTCTGGGTACTGCACCCGCGCTGGCTGATGAAAATGGCGACGAGGACAAAACCTACGCAGATCACGTTGCAGAATTGATTGCCAGTGAAGGTATTTTCAATTTCTACCGCGACGATGAGTCGGGAAAAACCATGCTTTCAATATCTGAAGAGCAATTGGACACTCCTTTCATTTATCACGCTCAAACCATGGACGGCGTTGTTGAAGCTGGCCACTTTCGTGGCAACTACCGGCAAACTCGCTTACTGGAGTTTCGCCGCCACTACGACCGCATTGACGTAGTCAGCTATACCCCGCGCTATCAGTTTGATGAGAATAACCCTCTGAGTCGTGCCGCCGACGCGAATATCAGCGAAGCTGTGCTGGCCAGTTTGCCTGTTGAAGCTTTTGATAGCGGTCGTATTCTGGTCGAGGCGGATCCTCTGTTTCTGAGTCAGGCACTGCATCGCGTTGCGCCCTGGGCTAACCCAAATGCCTCTGGACCTCAGTTTTCACTAGGTGGCCTAAGCACGGATCGCTCACGCATCCTGCGCGAACGGGTTTATGACGACAACATGGATATCGTAGTTGATTACGTATTTATGAATGAAGAGCCTGTAGTGCATGGCTCTGATGCGGTTGTCGACCCACGCTTTATTTCTATTAAATTGCAGCACTCCTTTATTGCGCTGCCTGATAACAACTATCAACCGCGTCGTGACGATGCCCGGGTCGGTTATTTTACTCAGCAATTTGATCAAATGACTAACCCCGAGTGGGCCCCGTATGGCGACGTTATCAATCGCTGGAACCTGGAAAAACAGGATCCGGATGCAGAGTTGTCAGATCCCGTTGAACCTGTTGTCTGGTGGATTGAAAATACCACTCCTCACGAATGGCGTGATGCAATTCGTCAGGGCGTAGAAGACTGGAATATCGCTTTTGAAGCCGCTGGCTTCACTAATGCCATGGTCGTTAAAGAGCAGCCAGATGACGCTGAATGGGATGCTGGTGACATTAATTACAATGTACTGCGCTGGACTTCTTCGCCACGTCCTCCGTTTGGTGGTTACGGCCCGTCACTGGCTAACCCGTTAACCGGTGAGCTTATTGGCTCCAACATCATGCTTGAGTTTGTCTTTATGTCCAACCGCTGGGCACTGGGCGAATTGTTCAGTGAAGGCGGTCATAGCGGCCATGAACACAAGGCTGATGACGCGACCATGCATTGCAGCCTCGGTCACGAGCTGCAAATGGGCCAGATGATGGCGCGTTTGAATAGTAACCGACGCATGGGTGAAGACTTCGCCGATGACACCATTATGGTGCAGGCGCTACGTCACCTGATTATGCATGAAGTAGGTCACACTCTGGGCCTGAACCACAATATGAAATCTCATATTCTGTGGGACAACGAAGAAGTACATAACGCTGAACTGACACAAGGCGTACTGGCAGGTTCAGTTATGGACTACAACCCAGTAAACCTGGCACCTCCTGGTAAACAACAGGGTGACTACTACAGTTTCATTCCAGGTCCTTATGACTTATGGGCTATCGAATACGGTTATTCTCCGGCACTGGCAGATGCAGAAGCTGAAGAGCAACGCCTGGAGTCTATTCTGAGCCGTTCTCACGAGCATGGTCTGGCATTCGGTAACGACGCAGATGACATGCGTGCTCCAGGTCGCCACATTGATCCGCGCATCATGACGGGCGCGCAAAGTTCAGACGCTATTGCTTATGCAGTTGACCGTTTTAACCTGGTCAATCACACCTTTGACAGCCTGCTCGACAAAGCTCGTCAGGACGGTGAGTCGCATCAGGAGCTGCTAACCAGCGCCAATATGCTGTTCGGCCAGTACCGTGGTCAGGCTAATGTAATTACCCGTTTTGTTGGCGGTATCTATGTTGAGCGTGCCGTTGTAGGTCAGGCTGAAGATGTAAAACCCTATACTCCAGTGCCTCGTGAAGACCAGCAGCGTGCAATGCAAGCTCTGGGACAACACGTATTTGCTCCGGATACCATGGCCAGCATGATGCCGGTTCTGAACTACATGCAGCAGCAACGTCGTGGTTTCAGCCATTATGGTAATAACGAAGACCCTAAACCGCATAGCATGATATTGAATATGCAACGCGGTGTTTTCGACCATATTTTGCATGCGAATGTGCTACAGCGTCTGTCGGATTCAGCTATGTATGGCAATGAATACAAACTGAACGACATGTTAAGCGACCTGAGCGACTCGATATTTGTTGGTGGCCGCGACTTAACAACAGTTAGTCAGAACCTTCAGGTTGAATATGTAAACCGTTTGATTGACATTGCCGGCCTTAAGTCCAGCTCAGGATACGACAATCTGAGCCAGGCAGCAGCGGTAGGTCAGTTACGTTCAATTCGTGACAAGAGCGCACCACGTCGCTCCAGCTCTGAACTGCAGAACCATTATGGGTATCTGCACCTGCTAATCGACAGAGCTTTTGAAGCTTAA
- a CDS encoding Nramp family divalent metal transporter — translation MFAKFSQYFRFGPATLVAAAFIGPGTVVTASLAGANFGYALLWALLFAIAATMVLQEMAARIGVVTQQGLGENLRNVVEQTLLKFIFIALVVAAVVVGNSAFQGGNLTGASLGADGIWAEAAWVLYVRGNWGLNPWSFIIGSIAILILWSGEYRRIEKILIGLVLLMSLAFVTTFLLSRPDWLAILRGLLVPGIPEGGALTMMALIGTTVVPYALFLHAAGASERWPAAKLGTDQALREARSDLRTSIPLGGLITLAILSTAASAYFGRAATIEGAADLAVSLQPLFGNAATWLMALGLLAAGVSSAVTAPLASAYALTGVLGWSGNMRGRAFRLTWLTIIVVGVIISSLGIQPVTLIVFAQVANGILLPFIAGFLLLAVNKDVLGAYRNSFRQNLVGGLVFIIACALGLRSILLAIAG, via the coding sequence GTGTTCGCAAAATTCAGTCAGTATTTCCGTTTTGGGCCTGCGACTTTGGTGGCCGCTGCTTTTATCGGGCCAGGTACCGTAGTGACCGCATCGCTGGCGGGAGCTAACTTCGGCTATGCGCTATTATGGGCACTACTCTTTGCGATTGCCGCCACTATGGTGTTGCAGGAAATGGCGGCTCGCATTGGTGTAGTGACTCAGCAGGGGTTGGGGGAAAACCTGCGCAATGTGGTGGAACAGACGCTACTGAAATTTATTTTTATTGCGCTGGTGGTTGCCGCTGTGGTGGTGGGGAACAGCGCCTTTCAGGGGGGGAATCTGACGGGCGCCAGTTTAGGCGCCGATGGTATCTGGGCCGAAGCAGCCTGGGTGCTTTATGTGCGCGGAAACTGGGGGCTGAACCCCTGGTCATTTATTATCGGAAGCATTGCTATTCTGATCCTATGGAGTGGTGAATACAGACGCATTGAGAAAATTCTGATTGGCCTGGTGTTGTTAATGAGCCTGGCGTTTGTGACTACTTTTTTATTGTCACGTCCGGACTGGCTGGCTATTTTGCGCGGGCTTTTGGTGCCGGGTATTCCGGAGGGCGGGGCGCTGACCATGATGGCCCTTATTGGTACTACTGTGGTGCCTTATGCTTTGTTCTTGCATGCCGCTGGCGCTTCAGAGCGTTGGCCTGCCGCGAAACTGGGCACTGATCAAGCGTTGCGCGAGGCGCGTTCAGACTTGCGCACCTCAATTCCTTTGGGTGGATTAATTACGCTGGCGATTCTTTCTACCGCTGCTTCCGCTTATTTTGGTCGCGCGGCAACCATTGAAGGGGCAGCTGACCTGGCGGTCTCTTTGCAGCCTTTGTTTGGCAACGCTGCGACCTGGTTGATGGCACTGGGTTTGTTAGCGGCGGGCGTGTCTTCGGCTGTCACCGCGCCGCTGGCGTCAGCCTATGCATTAACGGGTGTGTTGGGCTGGTCAGGTAATATGCGTGGTCGCGCTTTCCGATTGACCTGGCTGACTATTATTGTGGTAGGTGTCATTATTTCTTCGCTGGGCATTCAGCCTGTGACTCTGATTGTATTTGCCCAGGTCGCTAACGGCATTCTGCTACCTTTCATTGCTGGCTTTTTGTTGCTGGCGGTGAACAAAGACGTGTTGGGTGCCTATCGGAATAGTTTTCGCCAGAACCTGGTGGGTGGCCTTGTGTTCATCATCGCCTGCGCCCTCGGTCTGCGCAGCATATTGCTCGCGATCGCCGGGTAG
- a CDS encoding M13 family metallopeptidase, giving the protein MKKITLLASSVALALGMIACSPANDEQTTQQQVETELHSGLYLEDFDRSTRPQDDLFQYVNGSWYENTEIPGDMSSYGAFRILHEENEKRLLAIIEDASAEENVEPGSNTQKLGDFYASFMDQDRIEALGLSPISEELDMISGVSSHDQMTAVMAQLRMRGISGPFSHFVWADARNPEYNVLQLTQSGLGLPDRDYYFRDEEDFATIREAYVQYIEDILTAAEYPNAADAAQRIYALEERLAENHWTRAETRDAEATYNKMTAEELNQLLGDFDYSLFASQAELDRADSMIVRMPSYFEALGGIYGDVDLQTWQDYMTLRTVNTYASRLSSEFADISFDFYQTTLNGVPEQQDRWKRAVQATNGALGEVLGEEYVARHFPPEAKARMEELIDNLLVAFEDSIQELEWMTDETKEKALEKLSKFTPKVGYPNQWKDYSDLEIAGDDLIGNTRRAAIFGYRDNISDIGEPVDPEEWGMTPQTVNAYYSPTANEIVFPAGILQPPFFDMEAEDAVNYGGIGAVIGHEIGHGFDDQGSRYDGDGNLRNWWTEADRENFEGRTQVLIDQYSAFEPLPGLNIDGQVALGENIGDLVGLTTAYRAYQKSLEGEDSPVIDGYTGEQRFFLSWGQIWKLKMRDDAMREQIARGPHAPGKYRVLGTPRNVPAFYEAFNVQEGDGMYLPPEERVVIW; this is encoded by the coding sequence ATGAAAAAGATAACCCTTTTAGCCAGCAGCGTCGCTTTGGCGCTTGGCATGATTGCCTGTAGCCCGGCCAATGATGAACAAACAACTCAACAGCAGGTTGAAACTGAACTACATTCAGGCCTGTACCTTGAAGATTTTGACCGTTCAACCCGCCCCCAGGATGACCTTTTCCAGTATGTGAACGGCAGCTGGTACGAAAATACTGAAATCCCTGGTGATATGTCGAGCTATGGTGCATTCCGTATTCTGCATGAAGAAAACGAGAAGCGTTTACTGGCAATTATCGAAGATGCCTCAGCTGAGGAAAACGTCGAGCCGGGTTCAAACACTCAAAAGCTGGGCGATTTTTACGCCAGCTTTATGGATCAGGATCGCATTGAAGCATTAGGCCTCAGTCCAATTTCTGAAGAGCTGGACATGATTTCCGGGGTAAGCTCGCATGATCAGATGACCGCCGTTATGGCTCAACTGAGAATGCGCGGTATTAGCGGTCCTTTTTCTCACTTTGTGTGGGCTGATGCGCGTAACCCTGAGTACAACGTGCTGCAACTGACACAAAGCGGACTGGGCCTGCCAGACCGCGACTATTATTTCCGTGATGAGGAAGACTTTGCCACCATCCGGGAAGCCTATGTGCAGTACATTGAAGATATTCTGACAGCCGCTGAATACCCGAACGCAGCTGATGCCGCGCAGCGTATTTATGCACTGGAAGAACGTCTGGCGGAAAATCACTGGACCCGCGCTGAAACCCGCGATGCGGAAGCTACTTATAATAAAATGACAGCTGAAGAGCTGAACCAGCTCTTGGGTGATTTTGATTACAGTTTGTTTGCTTCTCAGGCTGAACTGGATCGCGCTGACTCAATGATTGTTCGCATGCCTTCTTATTTTGAAGCGCTTGGCGGTATATACGGCGATGTTGATCTGCAAACCTGGCAGGACTACATGACCCTGCGTACAGTTAATACTTATGCCTCACGTTTGAGTAGCGAATTTGCTGACATTAGCTTTGATTTTTACCAGACCACGCTGAACGGTGTACCCGAGCAGCAGGACCGCTGGAAGCGAGCTGTACAAGCAACTAATGGCGCACTCGGCGAAGTTTTGGGTGAAGAGTATGTTGCTCGTCATTTCCCACCTGAAGCCAAAGCACGTATGGAAGAGCTGATTGATAACCTGTTGGTTGCTTTTGAAGATTCCATTCAGGAACTTGAGTGGATGACGGACGAAACCAAAGAAAAAGCTTTAGAAAAACTAAGCAAGTTCACACCTAAGGTAGGTTATCCGAACCAGTGGAAAGACTACAGTGACCTGGAAATTGCTGGTGACGACCTGATTGGTAATACCCGTCGTGCTGCAATATTTGGCTATCGTGACAATATCAGTGATATTGGAGAGCCAGTAGATCCTGAAGAGTGGGGCATGACGCCGCAGACAGTGAATGCCTACTACAGCCCTACGGCCAATGAAATTGTATTCCCAGCCGGCATTCTGCAGCCTCCGTTCTTTGATATGGAAGCGGAAGATGCGGTGAACTATGGTGGTATTGGCGCTGTGATCGGTCATGAGATTGGACATGGTTTTGATGACCAGGGTTCCCGTTATGACGGAGATGGTAATCTGCGTAACTGGTGGACGGAAGCGGACCGTGAAAATTTTGAAGGTCGTACTCAGGTCCTGATTGATCAGTACAGCGCCTTTGAACCGTTACCGGGCCTGAACATTGATGGACAGGTAGCTCTGGGTGAGAACATTGGTGACCTGGTCGGTCTGACAACAGCTTACCGTGCTTACCAGAAGTCGCTGGAAGGTGAAGATTCGCCTGTGATTGATGGTTACACTGGTGAACAACGTTTCTTCTTAAGCTGGGGCCAGATATGGAAGCTGAAGATGCGTGATGACGCTATGCGTGAGCAAATCGCTCGAGGTCCTCATGCTCCGGGTAAATACCGGGTACTGGGTACGCCACGTAATGTCCCTGCCTTCTACGAAGCCTTTAATGTACAGGAAGGCGATGGCATGTACCTGCCACCGGAAGAGCGCGTAGTTATTTGGTAA
- the ribA gene encoding GTP cyclohydrolase II, with product MQVTIAAETKLPTPFAEFKLIGFDTESGQEHVVLALGDYQSDEPVLARVHSECLTGDALFSQRCDCGPQLEAAMQKVAKEGRGVIVYLRQEGRGIGLINKLRAYAEQDKGLDTVEANEILGFLPDARDYQVAASILDTLGIKAIRLMTNNPEKLQSLQDAGINVTERVPHHVAGTPHNKHYMATKTKKFGHLL from the coding sequence ATGCAGGTCACAATTGCAGCTGAAACTAAATTGCCAACCCCGTTTGCTGAATTTAAGCTAATAGGTTTTGATACTGAATCCGGCCAGGAGCATGTAGTGCTCGCGCTGGGCGACTATCAAAGCGATGAGCCAGTGCTGGCGCGTGTGCATTCTGAGTGTTTGACTGGCGATGCTTTATTCAGCCAGCGTTGCGACTGCGGTCCTCAACTGGAAGCTGCGATGCAGAAAGTAGCTAAAGAAGGACGCGGAGTTATCGTTTACTTACGCCAGGAAGGCCGTGGCATAGGCCTTATTAATAAACTGCGTGCCTATGCGGAACAGGATAAAGGTCTGGATACGGTAGAAGCCAATGAGATACTGGGTTTCCTGCCGGACGCGCGGGATTATCAGGTAGCTGCTTCTATTCTGGACACTCTGGGCATCAAAGCGATTCGCCTGATGACGAATAACCCGGAAAAACTGCAGTCGCTACAGGATGCCGGTATTAATGTAACAGAGCGTGTGCCGCATCATGTCGCGGGAACACCCCATAATAAGCATTATATGGCGACCAAAACCAAAAAATTCGGACATCTGTTGTAA
- a CDS encoding encapsulin-associated ferritin-like protein produces MANEGYHEPYELLSDETRDMHRAIISLMEELEAVDWYNQRVDVCKDEDLKKILIHNRDEEMEHAAMTLEWIRRKNKRFGGELKEYLFTDKELGHN; encoded by the coding sequence ATGGCGAACGAAGGTTACCATGAACCCTATGAACTGTTATCCGACGAAACCCGTGATATGCACCGCGCGATTATTTCCCTGATGGAAGAGCTGGAGGCGGTGGACTGGTATAATCAAAGGGTTGATGTATGCAAAGACGAGGATCTTAAAAAGATACTGATCCACAATCGCGATGAAGAAATGGAACATGCCGCCATGACTTTGGAGTGGATACGCCGTAAAAATAAACGCTTCGGTGGTGAACTGAAAGAATATCTGTTTACCGATAAAGAGTTAGGGCATAACTAA
- a CDS encoding alpha/beta hydrolase, producing MRVPFLQARYFRPLLIATTSAFLLSACSGTSLLNSVVPSGSYNVNDAIVYGEHNRQRMDIYLPDEKPHKQQVMVFIYGGSWEQGDKSDFEFIGQAFARLGYITLIPNYRIYPEVEFPDFINDVAMALSTLPQHMPGGCPSGHEIIIMGHSAGAHSAALLAADPRYLKNNAASDVHISALIGLSGPYDLPLNHERVRDKFTQVKGDEANAIALAHENMPATLLIHGESDSVAEPEHAHKFKAQLQQLEVPVTLHTYSRRRHVDLIASLASPLRFWTPAYNDIQQFLQEHGLNGDCH from the coding sequence ATGCGAGTTCCCTTCTTGCAGGCCAGATATTTTCGCCCCCTGCTGATAGCAACAACATCTGCTTTCCTGCTTTCTGCCTGCAGCGGCACCAGTCTGCTTAACAGCGTCGTTCCTTCAGGCAGTTATAATGTCAATGACGCCATTGTGTATGGAGAACATAATCGCCAGCGTATGGATATCTATCTGCCAGACGAAAAGCCTCATAAACAACAGGTAATGGTGTTTATCTACGGTGGATCCTGGGAACAGGGAGACAAGAGTGACTTTGAATTTATCGGCCAGGCGTTTGCACGCCTGGGGTACATCACCTTAATCCCCAATTACCGGATTTACCCCGAAGTTGAGTTCCCAGACTTCATCAATGACGTCGCTATGGCTTTAAGTACATTGCCACAACATATGCCCGGCGGCTGTCCCTCCGGACATGAAATCATCATTATGGGCCACTCCGCTGGTGCACACAGTGCCGCTTTGCTTGCAGCCGATCCCCGCTACCTGAAAAATAACGCAGCATCCGACGTACATATTTCCGCCCTGATTGGCCTGTCCGGGCCTTATGACCTGCCACTGAACCACGAGCGAGTGCGGGATAAGTTCACGCAGGTGAAAGGCGATGAAGCCAACGCCATCGCCCTGGCACATGAGAATATGCCAGCAACTTTACTCATTCACGGCGAATCAGACAGCGTCGCCGAACCCGAACATGCACACAAATTTAAGGCTCAGCTGCAACAACTTGAAGTCCCGGTCACGCTACATACCTACTCACGCCGCCGCCATGTAGATCTTATCGCTAGCCTGGCCAGCCCGTTGCGTTTCTGGACCCCTGCCTATAACGACATTCAGCAGTTTTTACAGGAGCATGGCCTTAATGGTGACTGCCATTAG
- a CDS encoding D-2-hydroxyacid dehydrogenase, producing the protein MKGVLLDSDTLGDGIDFSPLKNQLSELTLWPSTQPEQVQERIKDTAVVMTNKVVLDRDTLQAATQLKLICVMATGLNNIDCEAAAELGIQVCNVQAYGTASVAQHTMMLMLALATRLPRYQRSVAAGEWQASPAFCLMQHSTLQLQNKNLLLVGYGELGQAVGKLAQAFGMQLLIAARPGKKDDPRPTLDELLPQADVLSFHCPLTPATRELLNAERLQLAKPGVLVVNAARGGIVHESDALNALRRQKIGGLAVDVLTQEPPTDGNPLLQALNEDLNLIVTPHSAWITPEARQNIIKLTAENIARHK; encoded by the coding sequence ATGAAAGGTGTACTACTCGACAGCGACACCCTGGGCGATGGTATTGACTTCAGTCCGCTAAAAAATCAGCTAAGCGAACTGACACTTTGGCCTTCAACGCAGCCTGAGCAAGTCCAGGAGCGCATTAAAGACACAGCCGTGGTGATGACCAATAAAGTAGTGCTTGATAGAGACACTCTGCAAGCTGCCACACAACTTAAGCTCATTTGCGTCATGGCTACCGGGCTCAATAATATAGATTGTGAAGCAGCCGCTGAACTGGGCATTCAGGTCTGTAATGTACAGGCTTACGGCACCGCCAGCGTAGCTCAGCATACCATGATGTTAATGCTCGCTCTGGCCACCCGCTTGCCTCGTTATCAACGTTCAGTGGCCGCAGGCGAATGGCAGGCTTCCCCCGCCTTTTGCCTGATGCAACACAGCACCTTGCAGTTACAAAACAAAAACTTGCTACTGGTCGGTTATGGTGAGCTGGGCCAGGCGGTCGGCAAACTGGCTCAGGCGTTTGGCATGCAGCTGCTGATAGCGGCACGACCGGGTAAAAAAGATGACCCGCGCCCCACTCTCGACGAACTATTACCCCAGGCCGATGTGCTTTCGTTTCACTGTCCGCTGACTCCGGCAACCCGGGAACTGCTCAATGCTGAACGTCTGCAGCTCGCAAAGCCCGGAGTGTTAGTGGTCAACGCAGCCCGCGGCGGCATTGTTCACGAAAGCGATGCTCTTAACGCTCTCCGCCGGCAAAAAATCGGCGGCTTAGCGGTTGATGTATTGACCCAGGAGCCTCCGACAGATGGCAATCCATTGTTGCAGGCGCTGAATGAAGATCTAAATTTAATAGTCACACCTCACAGTGCCTGGATAACACCCGAAGCACGGCAAAATATTATTAAGCTGACGGCAGAAAATATCGCCCGGCACAAGTAA
- a CDS encoding glutaredoxin family protein, with the protein MSSSKQASLYRMMTDEHTCPFGLKTLHLLKSQGYEVEDHHLTSREEIDKFKEQHNVETTPQVFIDTQRIGGYEEVRKHLGKKVKDPDETSYQPVIALFSLTALTALVLNFSLYGSLISVQAAEWFIALSMVVLALLKLQNVESFSTMFLNYDLLAKRWVPYGYVYPFAEALAGVLMMGSLLNWLSVPVAFFIGSIGAVSVFKAVYIDKRELKCACVGGASNVPLGFVSLTENLMMIAMALWMGFTHGLV; encoded by the coding sequence ATGTCCAGTTCAAAACAGGCCTCACTCTATCGTATGATGACCGACGAGCATACCTGCCCTTTTGGATTGAAAACTTTGCACCTGCTGAAAAGTCAGGGGTATGAGGTCGAAGACCATCACTTAACCTCCCGGGAGGAAATCGATAAGTTTAAAGAACAACATAACGTGGAAACCACCCCTCAGGTGTTTATCGATACACAGCGAATTGGTGGCTATGAAGAAGTACGCAAACACCTGGGTAAAAAGGTCAAAGACCCGGATGAAACCAGCTACCAGCCAGTGATCGCGCTCTTTTCACTCACAGCACTGACCGCTCTGGTACTTAATTTTTCGCTTTATGGCAGCCTTATTTCAGTGCAGGCAGCCGAGTGGTTCATTGCTTTGTCTATGGTGGTTCTGGCGCTGCTTAAACTGCAGAACGTAGAAAGCTTTTCAACCATGTTCTTAAACTATGACCTGCTGGCTAAGCGCTGGGTACCCTATGGTTATGTCTATCCTTTTGCTGAAGCTCTGGCAGGGGTATTAATGATGGGAAGTCTGCTCAACTGGCTTTCAGTACCCGTCGCATTTTTCATTGGCAGCATAGGTGCGGTGTCAGTATTTAAAGCCGTCTATATTGATAAGCGGGAACTCAAATGCGCCTGCGTCGGCGGCGCCAGTAACGTCCCACTGGGTTTTGTTTCACTGACAGAAAACCTGATGATGATCGCCATGGCGCTATGGATGGGTTTCACTCACGGACTTGTTTAG